TATCTGAGCACTCTCTGGCAGCGCCGCAACCCCTAATCCAGACTGTTCAGAACCGTCAGCTATGTAATGGGGCAGAATTAATGTGTCAGGATTGGCGGGCAGTTCGATACCGTTAAGCATGTATTGTAGCAAGCTGCCGTAATCTTCAGTGTCACCAACCATGATAGCGCCAAGCAGCTGTTTGTTGTCTGCCGAGACGATCAGACGTTTGTAGACTTCATTGTGTTCGTCGGTAAATGTGTAGCTGCGTGCGCCGGGTGTGCGGGCGTGAGCATCACCGATGCTGGCAACATCTACGCCCATGAGCTTGAGCTTGGTGCTTATATCGGCACCGGTAAAACTCATTGCGCCACCGATCAGATGATCAGCAGCTACTTTGGCCATTTGATAGCCCGGAGCCACCAGGCCAAAAATCTGCTGATTCCACAGCGCGCATTCACCAATGGCGTAGATATCAGGATCACTTGTCTGGCACTGATTATTGATCACTATGCCACCGCGTTCACCGGTTTCCAAAAGGCTACTCTTGGCCAGTTCGTCACGGGGGCGAATACCCGCAGAAAAGACAATCAGATCGGTTTCCAGCTGTTCCCCGTCAGCAAACTGCATGCAGTGAAAAGTCTCTTTACCGGCGCAGATCTGCTGGGTATTTTTATTTGTGTGTACCTGAACGCCAAGGGCTTCAATTTTATGCTGCAGCATGTCACCGCCGCCGGCGTCGAGCTGTACAGCCATCAGTCTTGGTGCGAATTCTACGACGTGCGTTTGCAGTCCCAGATCAGTAAGTGCTTTGGCGGCTTCCAGCCCCAGTAATCCGCCACCAATGACGACGCCGCTTTTGGCATTTACAGCTGCATCACGAATCAAGTGCAGATCATCCAGAGTGCGGTAAACCAGGCAGCGTTCTCTGTCATGCCCGGGAACAGGTGGTACAAAAGGGTAGGAGCCGGTGGCCAGAATGAGCTTGTGGTAATGCTGCTCTGTGCCAGCATCAGTTATCACTTTATGCTGGTGGCGATCTATTGCAGTGACTGTTTCTCCGGTAATGACGTTTAGTCCCCAGCTGGCATATTCCTCAGCATCACCAATGGCAAGATCTGCCTTAGTGGCACCTGAGAAATAGCTGCTCAGTTTTACCCGGTCATAGGCAAGATCATTTTCTTCGCAGTAAACAGTGACAGAAAAGTTTTGTAGCTGGTCGCTGTCGGCGAGGCTTTGTAAAAACTGATGGCCGACCATGCCGTTTCCTACCACGATAATCTGGGGTTTTAAGTGGGCAGAGGGTGTTGCAACTGTAGGCTGTGTCATTATTGGCTCCTGTGTTTCAAATGCTGTAGTGCCGCAGGTAAATTATGAGTTTTGGAAAGCGTGGGCAGCGCTTGTCTCTGGCTGTGTCGCTAGTGGTGTATGTAAATCTGAATTCGGTTTTTGGGTGCAGAATGATTCGCCAAATATCATGTCTGGTTGTAAATGGCTGATATCCTGTTGATTGTTGATGAGGTTGAAGTACCACTGGCCGTCACTGACGCCGCCATAAAGAATGACGCCGGTTAATTTCTTTTCTTTGAAAAACAGTTTCCTGTAAGTGCCTTGCTGAATATCTTCCAATCGCCAGGCGTCCGTATCAGGTGATTGCTCAGAAATATCTCCGGCAGAAAACAGGTCGATACCAGCGACTTTGAGCTGAGTGGCAGAAGGGCTAGGTTGGTAGTGTTGCTGGTGGTGTCCTTTAAGCTGAGCTGCGAGGGCTTTTGCCTGTTCCCATATAGGCGCGACCAGCCCAAAAGTATGTGGGCCGAGCTGACAGCATTCTCCCAGGGCATAGATATCACTGACGGATGTCTGTAGCTGGGAATTAACCAGAATTCCCTGTTGGCAATCCAGACCGCTGCTCAGTGCCAGCTGAATATTCGGTCGAATACCGATGGCGGTTACCAGCATATTTGTCTGAAGTTGTTCTCCGTTGCTGAGACTGATGTTGAGCTGTTGATCACTTATCTCTTCAATCTGCTCCATCTGGCAATTTGAGTGGGCAGTTATGCCTCGCTTGCGGAGTGTTGCCTGCAGAAGCGTAGCAGCAGTTTCATCAAGCTGACGGTTCATCAGCCAGGGGCCACGGTGAATGACGTCAACCTTTAAACCGGCTTTATTCAAACCATGAGCGGCTTCCAGTCCCAGTAATCCACCTCCAAGTATTACCGCACGTTCAGCTGTTTGGCTGCTTTTGAGAATCTGACTGACATCATTGAGAGTGCGGAACTGATGGATATGATGACTTTTGTTATGTCGGAGCGGCTCTGGTGTGACCGGAGAGGCGCCGGTCGCAAATACCAGTTTTTCGTATGCCAGATGGACACCGCTGGCGCTGCTGATGAAGCGATTATCGGTATCGATATGAATAACCGGGTCTTCTGTATAAAGCTGGATACGATGGCGGCTATACCAGCCTTTATTGTGGAGTTGTATGTCTGACTGTTGGCTCTCACCGGCAAGTACCGGCGAGAGTAAAATACGGTTGTACGCCAGTTGTGGTTCAGCACCAAAGATACTGATGCGGTATTCATGCCCGGCGTCGGCGAGTAATTCTTCCAGCAACCGGGTACCTGCCATGCCATTACCAATAATGACCAGGTGAGGTTTGACGGATGCTGTATACATAAATGGCTCCACTTCTTTGTTTTTAGCTAGCTGTCTTCAGATTACTGTCTTCAGATCAGTCGCACTGACAGGTATAAAAAAAGGCGCTCATCTGCCGGACTGGTGCAAGCCCGGTGGATGAACGCCTTTGTTCGTTTTAAGGTTGTAGATAGCGGCAGAGAAACTGTCAGTATCTGTTTATTAATATTGCAGACACTGTGCCAGATAGATATAAGCCTTTAAAAACAGTATGTTGAAGATTTGTTGGCGTTGTTGGATGGTATGGCTGCACCAAAGCGAGACAAGGCCGAAATGGTATTGCCTGTTATTGGTGCACTACTGTGTTACTTAACTGAGCGCGAGTAATACGAAGTTAGTGAATAACAACACACCACTCAGCGCTTGCCAGAACAGCAGTGGATTCCGACTCAGCAATGGCTGTTGCTCCAGTTGGCTTACCAGCTGAAGATTAGGTGTGCTGAAGTCATGGAGAAACTCGGAGAGTGCCTGATGACGCTCCGCAGGATCAGGCTTTAAAGCTTTTTGTAAGCAAGCTTCTATCCATGCTGGCAGGTCCGGACGATGCTGGCGGGCAGGGGTGTAGCTCAGTTGGCTATATTGCCTAAGCTGGTTATCTGCTTTTTGTAACTGACTATAAGGGTGTTTTCCAGTCAGCATTTCATAGCTGATGATGGCCAGTGAAAACAGATCAGAACGGCTGCTACCTGACTGGCCGAGCAGATATTCAGGGGCTGTGTAGCCGACCGAACCCTGTGGAACTGACTTGGTTAAAGGAGAGTAAAGTTCGTTTACGCCGGCAATCTGAACAGTACCGTAGTCAATGATTTTTACCTGGCCATCCTGGTTTATCATAATGTTTTCAGGCTTCAGGTCCTGATGGATAATACCTTGTCGCTGTAGGGCGCGGAGTCCTGAAATTGTCTGTCGTAATATCTGCCGTACTTCATGTATGGTGGGGAAGGGATGCTGGTCCATCCATTGGCGCAGATTCAGTCCTTCAATGTGCTCACCTATGTAGTAAAGAAAGGGTTTATCCGGCGCTGCATAAGTGCGCATCAGGTGAGCCTGTTGCACTGTCTGACCGGTCCATTCCTCGCGGATAAAGCCTTGCAGGTAATGTGGATCGTCAGCGAAGTTTAATGAGGGGGATTTAAGCACATAAGACTGACCGTCATGCAGGTTTTTTACTTTGTACATATGACTGCGGGTACCGCTGAAGACGATATCCAACACCTGATAGTGATCAATCTTCTGGCCAATGTTAAGTGCAGGAGGGATGGGAAGGTGGCTGAATGCCTGCTGGGCTTCTTTCTGAGTGATATCTGGTAACTGAGTGACGCTTACCAGCAAAGCGGTCAGGTTGTCTTTACTGCCTTGTTGCAGCGCTGTTTTGACCAGTATTCGGGCAATGTCTTCGAGTTGCGAGGCGGTGAATGACTCAGGCTGACTGTGTTGCTGAATGATCTGACTAATTTCGCTGTTGTCGAGATATTCATGAACGCCATCAGTTGTAAGCAGGATCAAATCGCCAGCCTGTAATGACTGACAGGAAAAGTCGACTTTCAGGTGCGGATCGGCACCTAATGCTCTGGCCAGATAGGTATGTTGCAGTTCAGTGTGTTGATGGTCTTCACTGAGTTGTTCCAGCCGGCCATTACGTATATGGCTGATCCGCGAGTCTCCCACATGCAAGGTATATAACGTTGTGGACTTGATGATTACCGCGGCAAAAGTTGTAAGCAGGCTGGGCTGCTCTGCGGCCTTATGCTGATAAAGCCAGCTATTGAGTGCGTTTAGTACCCGTGCACTGGATTGTTTAACGCTCCAGCTGTCAGGTGTTGAGAAATAATCCTGCATGAAGCTGGTCACGCTGGTGTGACTGGCGATAGCAGCGTCCGTACAACTACTGACACCATCGGCAATGGCTGCGGCTGCGCCTTTATAGGGCCGGCTGCTGTTATCTGGAAACGCCGCTGCAAAGGCATCCTGATTGACCGCTTTGACGCCGGCGCTGGAATAACCACCGAAACTAACCAGTAAGCCTTGTGAACGGGCTTTCCCGGGGAATGGCTGGTGGTCTGATAAGGTTTCTGGCATTTGGTCAGATGCTGTATTCATAGTTTTTAACTCAGATTTCAGCGCGTATCTGTAACCAGATACGCGTTGTTTCGGTTAGCTGGTTCAGGTCACACTGATCAGTTCAACACTGCCGTTCTCATCAACCTCTGCGATATGTCCTTTAGGTTCCTGCAGGAACATCAGGCTGATCAAACCAAGCACTGCTGTTGCTGAAATCACCATGAAGAAAACCTGGTATTCAACCAGTGAAAGTACCGTGAGATAGAAGACTGCACCGACGTTGCCGTAGGCACCTGTCATACCTGCAATCTGTCCGGTAAGACGGCGCTTTATTAGCGGCACGACGGCAAATACTGCTCCTTCGCCAGCCTGTACAAAGAATGAGCAAGCCATCGCTGTAATAACTGCCATTATCAGTGGCCAGCTACTGTCTATGCAGGCCATCAGAGCGTAGCCGGCAGCCAGACCTGTGGTCAGTATCAGCAGGGTTTTTTTACGGCCGAAACGATCGCTCAGCCAGCCGCCACCGGGACGCGACATAAGATTCATAAAGGCATAGGCTGATGCCAACAGACCGGCGACCACCATGTCGAGTGCGAAAACATCGGCAAAGAACAGTGGCAGCATGGAAACCACTGCTAATTCTGAACCGAAGGTAGCAAAATAAAGTACGTTCAGAACCGCTACCTGTTTAAAGTCATAGCGTTCATATTCAGGTACAGGCTGAGTAAACAGATGACGGTTAATGCGATACGCACTGTAGCAGTCGTAGATAAAGATAATCGTCAGTAGCAGATACATCAGATTACACAGCTGTTCGCTGAGCATGCTGACGCCGGCTGGTGAAAGTTTCCAGCTGAGTAATGCCAGGGCGGCATACATAGGCAGTTTCATTATTAGCAGCAGCCAGAAATCTTTGACACTTGAAACTTCCATGCCACCAATTTGCTTAGGTTTAAAGTAAGTTGCGCCTTTAGGTGTGTTGGTAACATTCAGGTACCAGAAAACACTGAAGCAAAGGCTGATAAAGCCGCTGAGTAATACAGCTATGCGCCAGCCTTCCAGTACTGTGAAGTGTTCAAGGCTAAAGAAGATAGCCATACCTGGCAGTAGCATGGCGGCTGCGGCTGAACCGAAATTTCCCCAGCCACCGTAAATACCTTCCGCAGTCCCCAGTTCATTGGCTGGAAACCATTCACTTACCATGCGTATACCAACGACAAAACCGGCACCGACAAAGCCGAGTAAAAACCGGGCGATAGCGGCATCCATAAAGTTTTCCGCCAGTGCGAACATAAAGCAGGGAATACTCGCCAGGGCGAGAATGCAGGCATAGACATTACGTGGGCCATATTTATCAGTCAGCATGCCGACGATCACTCGTGCCGGAATGGTCAGTGCAACATTGAGAATGAGCAGGGTTTTAATCTGTTCGCGGGTAAGGTTTAGCGAATCACCAATGACTGCCAGCAGGGGAGCATGGTTGAACCAGACAAAAAAAGTAATGAAAAAAGCGATCCAGCTGCAATGCAGAATCTTCATTTTCCCCTGCCAGGAGAAAATATTAAAACGGGTAGTAGCGTGCATAGTTGGCTCCTTAAAATGAAAAAAGGCGCTTAAAAAACCATGGCTAATACCAGTGGTTCTTTAAGCGCCTTTGCTTGAAGTAAATAAATTGTCGGGCAGTGGTAATTCTGCGGATTTGCGGGTGTCAGTGCTCCAGTGCAGTAATCAGTTGCCGGGCCAGTTTGCCGAGGCTGATACTTTGGCTCATCGACATATTTCGCATGGCGATGAATGCTTGCTGTTCGTCACATTTCTGATGTCGCATCACCAGGCCTTTGGCCTGTTCTATGAGTTTTCTTTCGTCCAGTGACTGTTCTGCCTGCGCCAGGTTTTGTTGCAGATTCTTGGTCGCTTCGAAACGCAGACAAGCTACGCGGATGATTGAAGCAAGACGTTTATATTGCAGGCCGCTGACGATATATGAGCTGGCACCGGCAAGGATAGCCTGTTCAGCGGTTGCCTGATGGTCTGATTCGGTAAAAATGATGACGGGTACCGGTTGCCATTGCTGGATCAGTTTAAGTTGTTCGAGTAGCTGGGGACTTAGCTGTTGTTGTCTGATAAATATAATATCAGTAGAAGCCTGCTGCAGATCGGCAAGCAGGTTTGGCTGGCAGGCTTGATGGATGTCATAGCCTAAGTGAGTCAGCGCATTCATTAGCGCCTGATCAGTGTCTTGCTGGTCATCCAATAGGTAGAGCCGTGAGTATAATGGCCTGGAGTTAATAGGGGTGTTCATTATGCCTGCTGTCATAGTTTCATCATCAGAATGCTTATTATCAAAGCTCAAAGTTAAAGCTGTTATAGCAGGACTTAGATAGCAGAAACTGTGCCAGAGAGAGCAGATAAAGAATTCGTTACTTTTATTGTTATAAAAATCAATTGGTTATGCGTTTTTATTTTGTGGGCTTCAGTCGCCTTGGTTGGCGTTATGGCTGCGCACTTTCAGTGCGGTTTTTTGCGGGTGCACAAATTCTGTGCCGAATGATGGTTTGAGGTTGGCTGCCGTCAAAGTAAAAAGCCACCGGAAGGCAGTGGCTTTTTCAGGCAGGTTTTCCAGGGTGTTTACCAGTGCCCGGTATTCTCCATAGAGGCCCAGGGCTCAGCTGGCGCCAGTGACTCACCTTTTTGCAGTAACTCAATAGAGATGTTATCCGGGGAGCGCACAAACGCCATATGACCGTCACGGGGTGGGCGGTTGATAGTGACACCGGCATCTTGCAGTTTCTGGCAAAGGCTGTAGATATCATCTACCTCAAATGCCAGATGGCCGAAGTTGCGGCCTTCATCGTATTCTTCCGGGTCCCAGTTGTAAGTGAGCTCTAGCAGCGGACTCTGATGTTCGCGGGCGTGAGCTTCATAGTGAGGATCAGCCAGAAAGCACAAAGTGAAGCGACCGCCTTCATATTCGTTACGTTTGGTTTCAACCAGGCCGAGCAGATCGCAATAAAATTTCAGAGATGCGTCCAGGTCGTTTACCCGAACCATAGTGTGTAGATAGCGCATGGTGGCCTCGTTGTCGTGGAGAGAGTGTTGAGAGTGACGAGTGTTTTCTGCGGCTTTGGCCGTCTCTTGTCATCTGCCTGATTCTACATAAGTTGCCCGTAATATTGCAGATAAGAATACAGCGTATTGTTAGTCAGATGATCCACCAAAAGAATCCGATAACTGAAGCTGCAATCGCCATTGAAATTGTCAGCAGATAAAGGGCAATCAACAGACTGTAGTATTTGACCGCGAGATAACCTGCCCCAAGTGCAAAGCCTCCGCCCAGCATGGACTGAAGCCAGCCCGGCCAGAGGCCGGGGTGGTTGCTAAAGGCGAATACAGCCAGGGTTGAAAGGGTTACTGCCAGCAGAAAATCCAGACCAATACGACGTATTAGCGGGTCTGGCTTGAGCGAGGGTACAGACGATGACTTTGCCACCGGCGCATCATCGCGAATAAAAATTGCCTGGTAGGGATGTTCGTTATCAAAGTGCAGCGTATAGCGCGGAAGTTTCGCATTCATAAGCAGTCCTTTTATTTAACATGGCTTTAAGTATAGGAAGGACTTTTGTTAACTATTTGAAAATAAGTAATTTATTGTATGAACTTTATGTGACAGCCTGCGAAACAGGTATTGAAGACAGGGACTGCGTTTGTTTAGTGTGGCAAGAATTTACCTGGGTGCTTGCTTAGTATAAAAAGCGAGGAGGGATTGGCTAGAGTTGAATCTCCTGCGAGTGATGACCAGAAAGCTGCTTGTATCGCCAAACGAAAACGGCCGCTGAGTAGCGGCCGTTGTTAAGAGTAGAAGGGCGATTAAGCCATGCCGATGATCTTACGCAGTTCCAGCAGTACAGATTCACCTTCTTCCATTGGCAGACCGTCTTCAGTCAGTTCGTTCAGACGGGTTACACCGTCGACGCTACCCAGACCAGACAGGTATTCCAGAATTTCCAGTGGCTTCACTGCTTCAAGCAGGTCAATGTTGTTCCACAGGCTAAGGAAAGACATGATGCCGTATGCACCCCAGTTAGATACGTCTGCGATGCACAGTTCGTCCACGCGGGTAGATGCAGACACAATGTCCAGATCTTTCAGGGCTTCGGTGATGTTGCCCATGCCGATTTCGTTACCGCCGTCGCCGATGCCGATTGTTGGGCATTTAGCGTTGTTAATGAAGGTATCGAAGCAAGCGGTACGTGGGCTGATGCTTTCGCCACGCATGTTGTAGTAACCGCCATCAGCAGCCTGACCTGGGCGTTCGATAGACAGAACGGCATCCGGATTGTAGTGATACAGTGCCTGGAAAGCTTCCAGTTTACGTTCCTGGTGTTCGCCTACACGGATTTCGTGTACACGGAAGTCTTTCATCAGTGCCTGGGATACCGGTGGTCCACATACAATGACTGGTGTTGCACCTAAGGTTTCCAGCGCACGGTAAAGAGCGATAGCGCCAACAGGGCCATCGGTTTCGAAAGTATCAACGACCGGAAAACCGGTGCCGATCAGAACGTGACCTTTACATTTGTTGAGGATACGCGCTGCACGCAGGTAGTAACCGGTTTGCAGAGCAGGCTGAACGGTTTTCATACCGCGCAGGTTACGGGCTACCAGAGCATCTTCGATTTGCTGGCTCAGCGCCGCCTCATTCACTACATTTTCCATAGGTCATCTCTCTTTTTTGTCTACTTCGGCTGGTCACGCTGGCTGTTTAAGCCCGCTTTGGCTGACCAGTCTGAGTAGCGCCAAAAGTTTATTAACAGCTGATAGCGGTAAGCCGTTATCAGCATTTTTTTATATCAGTAAAACGTCAACTTACCGGCGTGTCAGATGCAGTTACTTGTCATACTGCATGCAACTTAACCGGCAGTGTTTTTTCGCTTATAGAGCTTCAGGCTCTGTCCGTGCGAAACGTGCCTGTTCCAGACAACGCAGGTTGTGTGCTGCGTCGATACTTATTTCTTCAAAAGATACGGCTGAGCCTGGTAGTAACTGGGTCAGGCGTGCGGTATCCATGGCGATCATGGAACCGATTTTAGGATAGCCACCAATAGTCTGACGATCGTTCAGTAGTACGATTGGCTGGCCATCTGCAGGTACCTGAATCGCGCCGTGACAAATGCCTTCAGACAGAATACCGTCAATTGATGGTGTAATCTGTGGGCCTTCCAGGCGATAGCCCATGCGGTCTGCACGGTCAGTTACCTTGTATTCGCTGCTAAAGAACAAACGTTTCTGTACATCGCTGAAAGCATCCTGTTGATAACCGGTCACAACCCGCAGTGAAACTGCAGCGGTGTAATCCGGACGGAAAGCTTCAGGCAGACGATACACTTGCTGGTCAGGAGCTGCTTCAGCAGGAAGGAAATCACCTTGCTGGAGTTTTTCACCGCTAAGACCACCAATACCTTCACGGGTAACGGTTGCTGTACTGGTAAAGCTTTTTGCAACAGTGAAACCACCGCTAACGGCCAGATAAGCACGGGCACCGGCAGTGGAGAAGCCAATATCGATACGGTCACCGGCCTGCACTTTATGGGCGCACCAGCCTTCCTGTTCTGTGCCGTTGATTTTCAGTGGCATGGCAGCGCCAGTCAGAACGATATACGTGTCGCACTGGGCTTCCATAACCAGGCCGCCGATGCTGACTTCAAGCGCGGTTGCATTAGCGTTATTGCCAAGCAGGCGGTTAGCCCAGTCAAAGGCATTGCTGTCCAGTGGTCCGCCGGTCGTCAGACCAATACGGTGCTGACCGATACGGCCGGCATCCTGAATAAGAGTTAACAGGCCAGGCTGTAATACTTTGAATCCGCTCATTACAGTTCGCCTCCCAGAGACAGAAATTCATCACGTTCAATCGGCTGGAAGCGAATTCTGTCACCGACCTGTACAGGCATGCTTGGTGTCGCTTCAGGGTTGAACATTCGGGTAGGGCATAAACCGATCAGGTTCCAGCCGCCTGGAGATACTGCCGGGTAAACGGCGGTCTGACGGTCAGCAATAGCGACTGCACCACGGGGGACTTTCTGACGGGGAGTTGAAAGACGTGGCGCAGCAATGCGCTCGTCTACTTCGCCCAGATAAGCGAAGCCCGGTGCAAAGCCGATGGCATAGACCCGGTATTCCATTTCACTGTGGATCTTAATGACCTCTTCCACGCTCAGGTTGGCACGGTTAGCCAGATCTTCGAGGTCCGGGCCTGATTCAGTGCTGTAGTAAGCTGGCAGGCTCACCAGGCGACCTTCAGACGTTTCGCCTTCTGTCTGATCGCTCAGTGCTGTGCGAATACGGCGACGTACTTCCAGATGGTCGCAGGCTAATGGATTAAAGATCACTAACAGAGATGCGTAAGAAGGCACCATGTCGATCAGCACATCGGAGAGCGCCGTTTCCAGAGCATCTACTGCCTGCTGAACTTTGGCTGATACCGCAGGGTCGGTTTTTTCACCGAAATAAAGTATCAGGGCGTTTTCGCCAGCAATCTCGAGTTTCATTGCTGCACTCATGATTTGATCATCTCGCGGATTTCCTGAATGGCGTTAACACCATCCATGTTGTCGCCATGAACACACAGAGTATCTGCACGCAGGTTGAGGATATTGCCGCTTACCGTTGTGATAGTACCCTGGTCTTTAAGCTGTTTAACCTGAGCCAGCATTTTTTCTTTGGTGTGAACGGCACCGGGTTTGCTGCGTGCCAGTAATTTGCCGTCGTCGTCGTAGCAGCGGTCAGCAAAAATTTCGAACCACAAAGAAATACCTGCTGCGTCAGCTTCAGCCTGAATGGTTTCGGCTTCCGGTGTGCTTTGCAGCATCAGAACCAGCGGACGGTGGTAAGACGCAATAGCTTCCATGATGACTTTACGTACGTCAGCATTGGCCATCATGTCGTTGTACATAGCGCCGTGCGGTTTAACGTAAAACAGTGACAGGCCCATGCTGGCTGCCATGCCGTCAATCGCAGCAATCTGATACATCACCATAGCTTTCAGTTCAGCAGGGGATGCCTTGATGCTACGGCGGCCAAAGCCAACCAGATCCGGATAACCCGGATGTGCGCCGATAGTTACATCATTTTCTTTTGCTAGTTTCAGGGTCTTTTCCAATACCAGCGGATCGCCAGCGTGGAAGCCACAGGCAATGTTCGCCTGATCGATATGTGGCATAACCGCTTCATCCAGACCCATTTTCCAGGAGCCGAAGCTTTCACCTAAGTCACAGTTGAGTTGTAACGTCATCATCTATTCTCCAGTGTGGCCTGATTACAGTACGGCCAGGCGGCTATTTGGCAGGTCGGT
The DNA window shown above is from Aliamphritea ceti and carries:
- the nirB gene encoding nitrite reductase large subunit NirB gives rise to the protein MTQPTVATPSAHLKPQIIVVGNGMVGHQFLQSLADSDQLQNFSVTVYCEENDLAYDRVKLSSYFSGATKADLAIGDAEEYASWGLNVITGETVTAIDRHQHKVITDAGTEQHYHKLILATGSYPFVPPVPGHDRERCLVYRTLDDLHLIRDAAVNAKSGVVIGGGLLGLEAAKALTDLGLQTHVVEFAPRLMAVQLDAGGGDMLQHKIEALGVQVHTNKNTQQICAGKETFHCMQFADGEQLETDLIVFSAGIRPRDELAKSSLLETGERGGIVINNQCQTSDPDIYAIGECALWNQQIFGLVAPGYQMAKVAADHLIGGAMSFTGADISTKLKLMGVDVASIGDAHARTPGARSYTFTDEHNEVYKRLIVSADNKQLLGAIMVGDTEDYGSLLQYMLNGIELPANPDTLILPHYIADGSEQSGLGVAALPESAQICSCHDVSKGAVKSAVANGCCSLSDVKNSTKAATGCGGCAALVTDVLNHELEAIGVTVNRDLCEHFAYSRQDLYNLIRVENIRSFSEFFNLHGKGQSQGCEICKPAIGSMLASCWNDYILEDQHVSLQDTNDTFLANMQKDGTYSVVPRIPGGEITPDRLIVIGQIAKDYNLYTKITGGQRIDLFGARLEQLPPIWQRLVDAGFETGHAYGKSLRTVKSCVGSSWCRYGVDDSLGLAIEVENRYKGLRSPHKIKFAVSGCTRECAEAQSKDIGIIATEKGWNLYVCGNGGMKPRHGDLFATDLDKATLLQYIDRLLMFYIKTAERLQRTSVWMDNLEGGLNYLQDVIINDSLNIGAELEQQMQQVIGSYQCEWKTTLQDPQALKRFRHFVNSDTPDNNIRFEEIRQQISPIKAEAINIISDRSA
- a CDS encoding NAD(P)/FAD-dependent oxidoreductase; the encoded protein is MYTASVKPHLVIIGNGMAGTRLLEELLADAGHEYRISIFGAEPQLAYNRILLSPVLAGESQQSDIQLHNKGWYSRHRIQLYTEDPVIHIDTDNRFISSASGVHLAYEKLVFATGASPVTPEPLRHNKSHHIHQFRTLNDVSQILKSSQTAERAVILGGGLLGLEAAHGLNKAGLKVDVIHRGPWLMNRQLDETAATLLQATLRKRGITAHSNCQMEQIEEISDQQLNISLSNGEQLQTNMLVTAIGIRPNIQLALSSGLDCQQGILVNSQLQTSVSDIYALGECCQLGPHTFGLVAPIWEQAKALAAQLKGHHQQHYQPSPSATQLKVAGIDLFSAGDISEQSPDTDAWRLEDIQQGTYRKLFFKEKKLTGVILYGGVSDGQWYFNLINNQQDISHLQPDMIFGESFCTQKPNSDLHTPLATQPETSAAHAFQNS
- a CDS encoding bifunctional protein-serine/threonine kinase/phosphatase, encoding MNTASDQMPETLSDHQPFPGKARSQGLLVSFGGYSSAGVKAVNQDAFAAAFPDNSSRPYKGAAAAIADGVSSCTDAAIASHTSVTSFMQDYFSTPDSWSVKQSSARVLNALNSWLYQHKAAEQPSLLTTFAAVIIKSTTLYTLHVGDSRISHIRNGRLEQLSEDHQHTELQHTYLARALGADPHLKVDFSCQSLQAGDLILLTTDGVHEYLDNSEISQIIQQHSQPESFTASQLEDIARILVKTALQQGSKDNLTALLVSVTQLPDITQKEAQQAFSHLPIPPALNIGQKIDHYQVLDIVFSGTRSHMYKVKNLHDGQSYVLKSPSLNFADDPHYLQGFIREEWTGQTVQQAHLMRTYAAPDKPFLYYIGEHIEGLNLRQWMDQHPFPTIHEVRQILRQTISGLRALQRQGIIHQDLKPENIMINQDGQVKIIDYGTVQIAGVNELYSPLTKSVPQGSVGYTAPEYLLGQSGSSRSDLFSLAIISYEMLTGKHPYSQLQKADNQLRQYSQLSYTPARQHRPDLPAWIEACLQKALKPDPAERHQALSEFLHDFSTPNLQLVSQLEQQPLLSRNPLLFWQALSGVLLFTNFVLLALS
- a CDS encoding NarK family nitrate/nitrite MFS transporter, producing the protein MHATTRFNIFSWQGKMKILHCSWIAFFITFFVWFNHAPLLAVIGDSLNLTREQIKTLLILNVALTIPARVIVGMLTDKYGPRNVYACILALASIPCFMFALAENFMDAAIARFLLGFVGAGFVVGIRMVSEWFPANELGTAEGIYGGWGNFGSAAAAMLLPGMAIFFSLEHFTVLEGWRIAVLLSGFISLCFSVFWYLNVTNTPKGATYFKPKQIGGMEVSSVKDFWLLLIMKLPMYAALALLSWKLSPAGVSMLSEQLCNLMYLLLTIIFIYDCYSAYRINRHLFTQPVPEYERYDFKQVAVLNVLYFATFGSELAVVSMLPLFFADVFALDMVVAGLLASAYAFMNLMSRPGGGWLSDRFGRKKTLLILTTGLAAGYALMACIDSSWPLIMAVITAMACSFFVQAGEGAVFAVVPLIKRRLTGQIAGMTGAYGNVGAVFYLTVLSLVEYQVFFMVISATAVLGLISLMFLQEPKGHIAEVDENGSVELISVT
- a CDS encoding ANTAR domain-containing response regulator, with protein sequence MNTPINSRPLYSRLYLLDDQQDTDQALMNALTHLGYDIHQACQPNLLADLQQASTDIIFIRQQQLSPQLLEQLKLIQQWQPVPVIIFTESDHQATAEQAILAGASSYIVSGLQYKRLASIIRVACLRFEATKNLQQNLAQAEQSLDERKLIEQAKGLVMRHQKCDEQQAFIAMRNMSMSQSISLGKLARQLITALEH
- a CDS encoding VOC family protein, with protein sequence MRYLHTMVRVNDLDASLKFYCDLLGLVETKRNEYEGGRFTLCFLADPHYEAHAREHQSPLLELTYNWDPEEYDEGRNFGHLAFEVDDIYSLCQKLQDAGVTINRPPRDGHMAFVRSPDNISIELLQKGESLAPAEPWASMENTGHW
- a CDS encoding DUF4392 domain-containing protein — encoded protein: MENVVNEAALSQQIEDALVARNLRGMKTVQPALQTGYYLRAARILNKCKGHVLIGTGFPVVDTFETDGPVGAIALYRALETLGATPVIVCGPPVSQALMKDFRVHEIRVGEHQERKLEAFQALYHYNPDAVLSIERPGQAADGGYYNMRGESISPRTACFDTFINNAKCPTIGIGDGGNEIGMGNITEALKDLDIVSASTRVDELCIADVSNWGAYGIMSFLSLWNNIDLLEAVKPLEILEYLSGLGSVDGVTRLNELTEDGLPMEEGESVLLELRKIIGMA
- a CDS encoding 5-oxoprolinase subunit C family protein, translating into MSGFKVLQPGLLTLIQDAGRIGQHRIGLTTGGPLDSNAFDWANRLLGNNANATALEVSIGGLVMEAQCDTYIVLTGAAMPLKINGTEQEGWCAHKVQAGDRIDIGFSTAGARAYLAVSGGFTVAKSFTSTATVTREGIGGLSGEKLQQGDFLPAEAAPDQQVYRLPEAFRPDYTAAVSLRVVTGYQQDAFSDVQKRLFFSSEYKVTDRADRMGYRLEGPQITPSIDGILSEGICHGAIQVPADGQPIVLLNDRQTIGGYPKIGSMIAMDTARLTQLLPGSAVSFEEISIDAAHNLRCLEQARFARTEPEAL